One genomic window of Gossypium hirsutum isolate 1008001.06 chromosome D11, Gossypium_hirsutum_v2.1, whole genome shotgun sequence includes the following:
- the LOC107911637 gene encoding UDP-N-acetylglucosamine transporter ROCK1: MVATKPNASTPITGKMSPRIWFYSILLTLQYGAQPLISKRFTRREVIVTSSVLICEIAKVACAIILMAKDGSIKRLAKEWTLMGSLTASGLPAAIYALQNSLLQISYRNLDSLTFSMLNQTKIFFTALFTYIILRQRQSIQQTGALFLLIMAAVLLSIGEGSSKASSTGDPEQILFYGIVPVLVASVLSGLASALCQWASQVKKHSSYLMTVEMSIVGSLCLLASTSKSPDGEAIRRHGFFYGWTPLTLIPVVANAVGGILVGLVTSLAGGVRKGFVIVSALLVTAMLQFLFEGKPPSVYCLVALPLVISSISIYQKYPYKVKKKEA, translated from the exons ATGGTGGCGACAAAGCCCAACGCTTCTACTCCTATTACAGGCAAAATGAGTCCGCGCATTTGGTTTTACTCCATTTTGCTCACTCTTCAATACGGAGCGCAGCCTCTTATCTCCAAGCGCTTCACCAG ACGGGAAGTAATTGTAACGTCGTCAGTCTTGATATGTGAAATAGCAAAG GTTGCATGTGCTATAATTCTCATGGCGAAAGATGGTAGCATAAAGAGACTGGCGAAGGAATGGACTTTGATGGGTTCACTTACTGCATCGGGTCTTCCTGCTGCAATTTATGCACTTCAAAATAGCTTGTTGCAAATATCTTACAGGAACCTGGATTCGCTTACTTTCTCAATGCTGAACCAGACAAAAATATTTTTCACTGCCTTATTTACATATATCATACTGAG GCAAAGGCAGTCAATTCAACAAACTGGGGCTCTGTTTTTGTTGATCATGGCAGCTGTTCTTCTAAGTATCGGTGAAGGTTCTAGCAAAGCTTCTAGCACTGGTGATCCTGAGCAAATTCTATTTTACGGAATTGTACCTGTTTTAGTTGCTTCTGTACTTTCTGGTCTGGCTTCTGCATTATGTCAATGGGCTTCTCAG GTCAAGAAGCACTCATCATACTTGATGACTGTAGAAATGTCTATTGTTGGAAGTTTGTGCTTACTGGCTAGTACCTCTAAGTCTCCAGATGGAGAAGCTATCAGACGCCATGGATTCTTTTATGGTTGGACTCCACTAACTCTG ATTCCGGTTGTAGCCAATGCTGTCGGTGGGATTCTTGTTGGCCTTGTCACCAGCCTTGCAGGTGGCGTGAGAAAG GGGTTTGTCATTGTTTCGGCACTTCTTGTAACAGCGATGCTGCAGTTCCTGTTTGAAGGAAAACCTCCATCAGTATATTGTCTCGTGGCTCTTCCACTTGTCATTAGTAGCATTTCAATATACCAGAAATATCCGTACAAAGTCAAAAAGAAGGAAGCCTAA
- the LOC107911638 gene encoding annexin D2-like produces MATLKVPVHVPSPSEDAEQLRKAFEGWGTNEQLIIDILAHRNAAQRNSIRKVYGEAYGEDLLKCLEKELTSDFERAVLLFTLDPAERDAHLANEATKKFTSSNWILMEIACSRSSHELLNVKKAYHARYKKSLEEDVAHHTTGEYRKLLVPLVSAFRYEGEEVNMTLAKSEAKILHDKISDKHYTDEEVIRIVSTRSKAQLNATLNHYNTSFGNAINKDLKADPSDEFLKLLRAVIKCLTTPEQYFEKVLRQAINKLGSDEWALTRVVTTRAEVDMVRIKEAYQRRNSIPLEQAIAKDTSGDYEKFLLALIGAGDA; encoded by the exons ATGGCAACCCTCAAAGTTCCAGTTCACGTTCCTTCTCCTTCTGAGGATGCTGAGCAACTTCGGAAAGCTTTTGAAG GCTGGGGTACGAACGAGCAATTGATTATCGACATATTGGCTCACAGGAATGCAGCACAGCGCAATTCAATTCGGAAAGTTTATGGTGAAGCTTATGGGGAAGATCTTCTCAAGTGTTTGGAGAAGGAACTTACAAGTGATTTCGAG CGGGCTGTGCTGCTTTTTACGTTGGACCCTGCAGAGCGAGATGCTCATCTGGCTAATGAAGCTACAAAGAAGTTCACATCAAGCAATTGGATTCTCATGGAGATAGCTTGCAGTAGGTCTTCGCATGAACTACTCAATGTGAAAAAGGCGTATCATGCTCGTTATAAGAAATCCCTTGAAGAAGATGTTGCTCACCACACTACCGGAGAGTACCGCAAG CTTTTGGTCCCTCTTGTTAGTGCATTCCGATATGAGGGAGAGGAGGTGAACATGACATTGGCAAAATCTGAGGCTAAGATACTTCATGATAAAATCTCGGACAAGCATTATACCGATGAGGAGGTGATTAGGATTGTATCAACAAGGAGTAAGGCACAGCTCAATGCAACTCTCAACCATTACAATACCTCATTCGGCAATGCTATCAACAAG GATTTGAAGGCTGATCCCAGTGATGAATTCCTCAAATTACTAAGAGCTGTGATCAAGTGCTTGACCACCCCAGAGCAATATTTCGAGAAGGTTCTACGTCAAGCCATCAATAAGTTGGGATCCGATGAATGGGCTCTTACCCGAGTCGTCACAACTCGTGCAGAGGTCGACATGGTACGTATTAAGGAGGCATATCAACGAAGAAACAGCATCCCTCTCGAACAAGCAATTGCTAAAGATACTTCGGGTGACTATGAGAAGTTTCTTCTTGCCTTGATCGGAGCTGGAGATGCATGA